Genomic window (Marinifilum sp. JC120):
GTACTTGTTCTTACGGCCGTACTGGGTATGGCAGGGAGTAAGAATCTCCACCACTCCGAAACCGGGATTGCTGATACCATCCATGATCATCTTATCGAGCTTCTTAACGTGGAAAACGGTTCCTCGGGCCACATAATTGGCCTTTGCTGCGGAACAGAGTTCCACACAATCAAAGCTCTGTTCCATCTGCCCCATTGGGGTAGTCATGGAGAAAGAACCGGAAGGCGTAGTCGGAGAGCACTGCCCCCCGGTCATACCGTAAATGTTATTATTGAGGATCAACGCGGTCACGCCGATATTTCTGCGCGCTGCATGAATCAGGTGGTTACCGCCGATAGCCATTGAGTCGCCATCGCCCATGACCACAATCACGTGCATGCCCGGCTTTGCCATCTTAATTCCGGTGGCGAAAGTGAGTGCACGACCATGAGTGGTATGTACGGTGTTGAAATCAACATATGCCGCCAGCCTGCCGGAACAGCCGATACCTGCCACCACGCAGACTTCGTCCTTGGAAAGGCCGAGACCGTGAATGGACCTGATCAGCGAGCCGAGCACGATGCCGTGCCCGCAACCAGCACAGAAAACGTGCGGAAACTTCTTGTTATGCCTTAAGTACTCATGAATGAGCTGTGTACCTTTCATATCAACCATGACTACACCCGTGTTAAGACTTTGAGGATTTCGGCGGGGGTAATGATCTGCCCGTCCACCTTATTGATGGTCCGCACACTTACCTGACCGTTATTGACCCTTTTCACTTCTCTTGACATCTGCCCCATATTCATTTCCGGGACAATGAGAGTATGGGCCTTGGCCATAACCTTCTCAGTTGCCTTTCTCGGATAGGGGAACAGGGTCGAAAGCTTGAGCAGTCCGGCCTTTACGCCGAGATCACGTGCCTGCTTTACAGCAAGTTCAGCGGACCGAGCCACTGTGCCGTAAGCGATAACAACAACATCCGCATCTTCAGTATCCACTTCATCTACCATCTGCACATCATGCAGGAACTGATCGATCTTGCGGAAAAGACGCTCGTTCAATTCGCGAACCTCATCAGGACGAGAAGTGGGAAATCCGTTGGTGTCATGGGTCAGCCCGGTAACATGGAAACGGTAACCGGAACCGATTGAAGGCATGGGCGGAACTCCGCGCACAGTCTCTTCATACGGCTTGTACCATTCCGGGGGCATAGTCGGGACAATGCGATTGAAGACCTCAAATTCATCCGGATTAGGGATGACGATCTTCTCACGGGTGTGGGCGGTAATTTCGTCAATGAGCAAAATTACCGGAGTGCGGTATTTCTCCGCCAGATTGAAAGCCTCAATAGTATTATCAAGACATTCCTGAACATTTGAGGCGGAAAGAACTATGATGGAATGATCACCGTGGGTTCCCCAACGGGCCTGCTGCACATCACCCTGAGCAGGGGATGTGGGAAGGCCAGTACTGGGACCACCGCGCATGACGTTGACGATTACAAGCGGTGTCTCGGTAATACATCCATACCCAAGATGCTCCTGCATGAGCGAAAAACCAGGACCGGATGTGGCGGTCATGGCTTTCCTGCCCGCCAGCGACGCACCGATAACCGAACCGAGTCCGGCAATTTCATCTTCCATCTGGACAAATGAACCGTTGGGAATCAGCGGCAATCTCTGAGCCATGATCTCCATAATCTCCGAAGAAGGAGTAATGGGATACCCGCCGTAAAAGGTACAGCCCGCCAAAAGCGCACCTTCGACAACAGCCTCGTTGCCCAGAGCGAAAATCTCTTTGTTTCTTTTTTTTCTAGGTCTGGCCATGGAAATTCACCTTATTCCTTTTTTTTACCGGAACCGGCTTTTTCCGCAGCACCGCCGGAAGCGGCGGGCCTGTCGGTTTTCCGGGCGGCCTTTTCAAGGACAGCCCTGCATACCGCAGGAATCTCATCATCAACCTTGGGACGAACCATAATTGCGAAATCCGGGCAATGCAGCTCACAGAATCCGCAATTTATACATTCATCCTCCCGGATGACGACCGCTTTACCCTGATCGTTCAATTCCATGACCTTTGCCGGACAGAAGGCTGCGCAGATGCCGCACCCCTTACACCAGTCCGGAAAAATCGTAACCGTGCTATTTCCCTTGCGTTTGACACTCATAACCTGATCCAGGTTGAGGGTGACTTAAAAACCCGTTTCGTAACTCCCCATGAAACGGGTCAACCTTGCCAACAGCCTCTGTAAATTTTTATTTTTACTAGGCCTAAATTCGGCCCTAGCATGGTAATACCGCACATGCAACAGGAAACAGAAGATTTGTGGCAATATTATAAAATAAGCACAACTTAATTGACATGAATATGCTTTGCACCTATTTTATGAAATGATGGACAATAGTATGCAAATAGACCTTGATTGATTGTACAATCACAAGCCTAAATACAAAAAAAAGAGCCGACACAAAGCCGACTCCTGCAAATTATTTTCTCTGCATATCTGTACCAAAGACACAAACACCATCGATCACCCAATAACAGACAAATCATTTCCTAACACTATCAAAAAACCATTCATGACAAACGATATTCAATCAATTTAATCTCATCCTTAAAAAAAGATTCAATCTTCATGCGACTGATAGGTTTTGAAAACAAATACCCTTGCCCGAACTCACAACCAAGATCGCGTAAAGCGTCCTGCTGCTCATGCTCTTCCACGCCCTCGGCAACAACATTCAGGCCAAGATTGTGGGCTAGGTTAATAATAGCTTTAATGATTTCAAGATTCTCAGAGGATTCATGCATCTTGCGCACAAAACTGAGGTCAATTTTGAGCTGGTCAAGCGGGAATTCCTGCAAATTACTCATGGATGAATACCCTGTACCAAAGTCATCAATAGAAACCAGAACACCTGCTGATTTAAGCCTGTTAAGCATATCAACTGACTGCTTGGCCCGTTCCATAATTGCTGTTTCTGTAATTTCAATCTTCAAATTCCGAGCCGGAAGATCAAACTCACTCAGCTTGGAGAGGATATTATCCACAAGAGCTGGCTGGGAGAACTGGCGCGGAGAAATATTAATGGACATCATCATTTCAGAAGCAGATTCATAACTGGAATACCAGCTCTTCATCTGACGGCAGGCCTCACTAACAACCCAGTTCCCAAGTTCAAAAATAAGTCCAGACTCTTCAGCCATAGGAATAAATTCACCGGGCATGACCAGACCGCGACGGGGGTGGTCCCAGCGAATAAGGGCTTCAAAGCCTACAACACTCTGATCTTTAAGAGAGTAAATAGGCTGGTAATCCAAGTAAAGCTCTTCACCAGAAAGCATTGCCGCACGAAGATCACTCTCCAACTGCATGGCCTGAACAGCCTCTTCCAGCATCCTCTTGTTAAAGACCTTAATCCTGTCCCTGCCTGACTCCTTGGCCTGATGCATAGCAACGTTGGAGTTCTGAATAATCTCTTCCGGCTTGTCGTATTCGGTGGGGCTGAGCAGCACGCCATAACTGGCGGCAATATTGATCTTATGTCCATCGATTACAGCAGGATCATTCAGACAATCACGAATACGTCGTACAATGCGGATTCCCTCACGCGGTGACGACAACTCCTCCAGCACGACAATAAATTCATCGCCCCCAAAACGGGAAACCGTATCCAGCTCACGAATGGTTTGGAGCAGCCGCTTGGAAACTTCCACCAGTAGCTTGTCACCGATATTGTGGCCGAGACTATCGTTGATGATCTTGAAGCGGTCAAGATCCATAAAAACGACCGCAAAATAATAATTATCCCGGCGACGAGAACGCTCTACAGCCTGAAGGATACGGTCACAACACAGAGTTCGGTTTGCCAGCCCGGTAAGCGGATCGTGCAAGGCTTCGTATTGCAACTGCTTTTCCATGAACTTACGTTTGGTGATATCACGTAGAGAAAGCCTCAAACCAAGCGAAGTCCCATCATCAGCAAAAACCTGATGCCCGGTAAGCGACACCCAACGCAGCAACCCATCCCTGCGAAAAAGACGCATATCAGTTCCATCAGGTGAAGGAAAAGTTCCCCGCAGAGCCTTCTGCCAGAACTCACGATCATTCTTATGCAGAATATGCTCCACCCTGACCGGTCCTTCCATAAAATAAGCTTTGGGGTAACCGGAAATACGTTCACATGACGGACTGACGTACTTAACCGCTCCGGTAGGACCGATCCACATCTCCCAGTCAAATGTGTATTCAGCGATGGTACGGTACTCCTCTTCAGACGCACGCAGAGCCTTTTCCATCATTTTGTAGCCGGAAACATCAGTAACAAATGCGAAAGTCAGCTTTACATTGTCACTTTCAAAAAGATTGGTGGCATTAATAAAAATATCAACTTCGCGGCCATTGCTGTTGACAAAGCTAAGTTCAAACTTGTGTGCATGACCATCATTATTGCTAAACCGTTCGGCGGCAACTTCACCGAGAATCGACCCAACTTCGCCCCCAAGCATCTCTTCCCTGTTAAGACCAATCATAGTGCAGAATGCGGGGTTTATATCAAGCAGCACCAATGACTCATCAATCATGAAAAAACCTTCCGCAGTGGTTTCCACCAGTGCGCGGTAACGCTTTTCACTTTTTACAAGTGAGCGGGCGGCTTTTTCACGCATATGAACTTCACCCTGCAAGACCTTATTGACTTCCTCCAGTCGGCTTTCACGGCTGGCAATCTCCTCGGTCATGCGGTTGAAGCGGGAGCCTATCTCCAGCAATTCTATGTATTGAAATTCATCAAACCGATAGGAAAAATCACCCATGGCAACTTTATCCATCCCTTTGCGCAGTCTGGCTATGGGATTGCGGATAAAGTAATCCATTAAAAACCCGGTAATTATGTAGATAACCGCCACAGAAGTAAGAAAGGTAAGACTTGAAACAAACAGAATCCAATCAAGGTTGCGGCGGTAGATCCTGCTGCTGAGCTCCATACGGATGGAACCTATTTTTTCCTTGGAAATGTAAAGCTCACGTACACGAACAATGGGGTTATCATCCTCTTCGCCGGGACGGACAAAATTGAAAAGAACCTCATCATTCATATCGATAATTTTCAACTTCGAAAATTGTTCATTCTGGGTATAAGCACTGCAAACGTGCTTAAGCGACCCCATATCGAAATTCCATATTGGAAACGTAACTGATTTTGCAAGTTGCTCAATGTAATTATCAGCCTTGTCCTCATACTCCTGACGCATCATTTTCGAACGGCCAAAATACTCATAAGCGGTAACCAATCCGATAATTATGGCAAGGGCAAAAACAAGACAGGCGGAAAGATCACGTGAAATTGATCTCTCCCCCTTTCTGAATATAACAAAAGATCTTTTTGAAGCGGTCTTATTCTCAGACATACCTTATTGCACCGGAAGTAGCATTATCACTCGAAAAAACAAACAAAATTGATTACAACATTGTTTTCATAATTAACTCTCAAAGTCTATAATTAATAATCTTTTGCTTGAAAAAGCTCATATCTCACCGGAAAGGTTACGCTCAGCAAGAACCACTTCGGCAAGGGCATTGATTACACACGCAGCAAGAGCAGATCCGCCTTTTCTGCCTTCAATGGCAATAAAAGGAATTCTCCCGTAATTCATCAGCATGGCCTTTGATTCAGCGGCATTAACAAACCCCACAGGCATCCCCACCACCAGTGCCGGAGGAACCATTCTACCCTCCTCCACCAGATTGACAAGACGTATGAGTGCCGTGGGGGCATTGCCGATAACATGAATAGCAGGCTTCAAAGAACCTGCCGCTAGTTCAAGAGCAGCATGTGCCCGTGTAGTTGAATTCTTTTTGGCGGATGCTATAACTTGCGGATCATTCATCAGGCAACGCACATCACAGCCTAGAGGAGTCATCCTGCGCATAGGAATTCCACAGCGGGCCATCTCGGTATCCGTGACAATAGTACAGCCGGACCGCAAGGCATCAAGACCGGAAACAACAGCGTCCGGGTGAAAACGCACAAGATCAATCAGTTCAAAATCAGCGGTAGTATGGACCATGCGCCTTGCGATCTGCCATTCAATACCATCGAATTTTCGTGGTTCCGGGACCTCGGAATCAATTATTTCGAAAGACTTTTTTTCAATATCACCGGGCTTTGCCACGGTCATTAATTCTATTTTCCCGGACAAGAATTATCTCCTTATTATTGCAAGGGACGATGAAGTACCAATCCTGCTGGCTCCTGCCTGTAAAAGCTCCTGAGCCTGTTCAAATGTTTTGATTCCCCCGCTGGCCTTTACCCCAATATCGTCGCCCACAACAGAACGCATGAGCTTAATATCCTCTACACAGGCACATCCCGGAGCGAATCCGGTGCAAGTCTTAACAAAAGAGGCCCCTGCTGTCACCGCAAGATCGCAAGCCAGCTTCTTCTGGTCGTCATCAAGAAGCCCGGTTTCGATAATGGCCTTTACCGGTACTCCCCCGGCTCCTTCTACGGTCATGAAAATATCATTAAGGAAAGTTTTCTGATCCCCCGCCTTTAATGCCCCGACATTGACCACCATATCCAGCTCACGTGCACCTTTGTCCACAGCACGCATTGCTTCAAGCATTTTAACTTCAGCTAAAGTAGCTCCGGACGGAAAACCTATAACAGAACAGACGATGGGACTTTCACCTGAAAGCAGCTCTACCGCGCGGGCGATATGCGAGGGATGAACACACACAGAAGCAAAATCGTAATGGACCGCCTCCCTGCACAACTGCTCAATATCCGCAGGAACCGCTGATACGCTCAGTAAAGTATGGTCAATGTACGACGCCAATTTGTCTATTTTGTCCATGTCCGCCTCCCGGCTGAAATTAAAAAACAAACCTTGCTTCAGATACGGCAAAACTGCATAGCCTGAAACAAGAACATACTTCCCATTAGAACGACACTATGCGAATTAGAAATTTCGGTCAAAATATAAATAAAAAAGTGCAAAAGAAAAACCCCTGCCTCAATTGAAGCAGGGGTATAAACACCTTATAAAACTTAAAAAACTAACGATCTCTGGCCTGATATTTTGCCATATGAGCTTCCATACGACGACTGGACCACGTCAGCACGTAACAGACTATGAAATAAAGAAACGCGATGGCAATAAAAATTTCCGTGGGCGCGGACAGGGTTCTGTTGTTAACCTGTGTGGCTGTACGGGTCAGTTCGTTCACCCCGATGATATAAGCAAGGGAGGTATCCTTGGTAAGAGATACGAACTGGTTAACAAAAGAAGGAATCATATTGCGCAAGGCCTGCGGCAGGATTACATAGCGCATGGCCTGAACATGCGAAAGACCTGTTCCCCTTGCGGCTTCCATCTGCCCTCTCGGTAGGGCGATAACCCCGGCTTTTACGATTTCACCAATATAGGCCCCGGTAAAAACAATAAAAGCGACCAAGGCACACTGAAATTCCGGCAGAGAGCGACCAAGCACAACTGGAGCCAGAAAATAGAACCAAAAGATGAGCATCAGCAGGGGAATCCCGCGAATAACTTCAATATAGACAACAGATACGGACTTAACCAGCCTGTTGCGGGAAAGACGCATCAATCCTGCGGCAAGACCGATCCAGAAAGCACCAAATATACCAAGCAAGGCCAGAATAATACTGGCTGCCAGACCGCCGATGGGTCCATCAGGAAAGGCGCCCCAGAGAAAATAATCCAAATTGTTCCAAACTACATCCCATTGCACGAGACGCCACTCCTAGTATTTAATTTGCAGCAGGAAATGCTTATTATACATATTGATCATGAGCGACACGATCAGCGAGATACACAGATAGATAACGGTCGCCACAGTAAATGCCTCGAATCCGTGGAAAGTGTAGGATTCAATCTGGCGGGCCATGTAGGTGAGGTCCATAACCCCGATAGTCATGACCAGTGACGAGTTTTTGATCAGGTTCAGCGACTGGGAAATAAGGGGAGGAATAATAATCCTGAAAGCCTGCGGTAAAATAACAAACCGATAGGCCTGCAAGAAGGAGAGTCCGGTCGCGCGGGAAGCTTCCAACTGATTCTTGGGAATGGAGTTGATACCGGCCCTGATTTCTTCAGCAACAAACGCTGCGGTATAAACGGTCAGAGAAATTACCCCGGCCGCAAATTCGAAATCATGATCATAGAGCCATTCATTTACCCCTTCAGGCAAAATGGAATATGAGCCGAAATACCAGAAAAATATCTGAATAAGCAAAGGTGTGTTTCTAAAAAACTCAACAAATGCAAAGCTAAACCACTCAAAAGGCTTGAACTTGGACATACGCATGACTGCGATAATTGTCCCAAGAAGCAGTGTAAATACGATGGATACTGCGGAAATCTGAAGGGTTACCTTGACCCCGTCGATAATCCACTGCCCGTACTGTCCGCTGAGAACCAGATTCCAATCAAACTGATAATTCAAAACATCTATCCGTTGTTTTCGGGAAGACCGTGCAGGCACGGCCTTCCCGTTATCTTACAGAACTAAAACCTCAGGCTGTCGGCTTAGGGCCAAACTTCCATGTTCCAGGTAAGGGGCAGGTAGTACTTGGTATCAGGACCGAACCACTTGTTGTATGCTTGCTTGTAAGCACCGCTCTTCCACATTTTGATGAGAGCCTGGTTGACTGCATCGCGGAAGTTGGACTCGTTCTCGGGCAGGCCGATGCCGTAAGGCTCGGGGGAGATGAACTCACCAACGATTTCCCATTTTTCGGGGTTGGGGTCGGAATTCTTGAGACCGAGAAGGATGGTGGAGTCAGTTGTAACGGCTTTAACTTTACCCTGTTTGAGGGCGAGCATTGCCTGGGGGTAACCTTCGAAGGAAAGAACCTTACAATCAGGCTGTGCAGCCAGAATGTTCTGCTCAGAGGTGGAGCCTTTGGCGGTACCGACTTTTTTGCCTTTCAGGTCAGCAACAGAATTGATGCCGGAACCTTTTTTAACGAGCAGTTTCTGACCGTCCATGAAGTAAGTGATGGAGAAGTCAATAGTGTCGTCACGAGCAATTTTGTGAGTCATGGTAGCAGCAGCAAGGTCAATGGAACCCTGAACAACCATGGGGATACGGGTGGCGGAAGTTACGGGCTTGAACTCAGCCTTAACACCCAGTTCCTTGGCGATGTATTTGCAGATGTCGATATCAAGACCGACAAGTTTCTTGGTGTCTGCATCGATGTAACCGAAAGGTACAACAGCATCTTTAACACCACTGACCAAAACGCCGCGGGCTTTTACTTCCTGCAACTTATCGGCCATTGCGACAGATGCGCAAAGAGCCATCGCCAAAACCATAGCAACAACAATTGAGAGTCTTCTCATCAGGGTCCTCCTGAAACATTTAAGGTTACCTACCAATATCGCCGGCAAGAGCGACAATTACAAAA
Coding sequences:
- a CDS encoding amino acid ABC transporter substrate-binding protein, which gives rise to MRRLSIVVAMVLAMALCASVAMADKLQEVKARGVLVSGVKDAVVPFGYIDADTKKLVGLDIDICKYIAKELGVKAEFKPVTSATRIPMVVQGSIDLAAATMTHKIARDDTIDFSITYFMDGQKLLVKKGSGINSVADLKGKKVGTAKGSTSEQNILAAQPDCKVLSFEGYPQAMLALKQGKVKAVTTDSTILLGLKNSDPNPEKWEIVGEFISPEPYGIGLPENESNFRDAVNQALIKMWKSGAYKQAYNKWFGPDTKYYLPLTWNMEVWP
- a CDS encoding amino acid ABC transporter permease, translating into MNYQFDWNLVLSGQYGQWIIDGVKVTLQISAVSIVFTLLLGTIIAVMRMSKFKPFEWFSFAFVEFFRNTPLLIQIFFWYFGSYSILPEGVNEWLYDHDFEFAAGVISLTVYTAAFVAEEIRAGINSIPKNQLEASRATGLSFLQAYRFVILPQAFRIIIPPLISQSLNLIKNSSLVMTIGVMDLTYMARQIESYTFHGFEAFTVATVIYLCISLIVSLMINMYNKHFLLQIKY
- a CDS encoding 4Fe-4S dicluster domain-containing protein; protein product: MSVKRKGNSTVTIFPDWCKGCGICAAFCPAKVMELNDQGKAVVIREDECINCGFCELHCPDFAIMVRPKVDDEIPAVCRAVLEKAARKTDRPAASGGAAEKAGSGKKKE
- a CDS encoding 2-oxoacid:acceptor oxidoreductase subunit alpha, with product MARPRKKRNKEIFALGNEAVVEGALLAGCTFYGGYPITPSSEIMEIMAQRLPLIPNGSFVQMEDEIAGLGSVIGASLAGRKAMTATSGPGFSLMQEHLGYGCITETPLVIVNVMRGGPSTGLPTSPAQGDVQQARWGTHGDHSIIVLSASNVQECLDNTIEAFNLAEKYRTPVILLIDEITAHTREKIVIPNPDEFEVFNRIVPTMPPEWYKPYEETVRGVPPMPSIGSGYRFHVTGLTHDTNGFPTSRPDEVRELNERLFRKIDQFLHDVQMVDEVDTEDADVVVIAYGTVARSAELAVKQARDLGVKAGLLKLSTLFPYPRKATEKVMAKAHTLIVPEMNMGQMSREVKRVNNGQVSVRTINKVDGQIITPAEILKVLTRV
- a CDS encoding precorrin-8X methylmutase, producing the protein MSGKIELMTVAKPGDIEKKSFEIIDSEVPEPRKFDGIEWQIARRMVHTTADFELIDLVRFHPDAVVSGLDALRSGCTIVTDTEMARCGIPMRRMTPLGCDVRCLMNDPQVIASAKKNSTTRAHAALELAAGSLKPAIHVIGNAPTALIRLVNLVEEGRMVPPALVVGMPVGFVNAAESKAMLMNYGRIPFIAIEGRKGGSALAACVINALAEVVLAERNLSGEI
- a CDS encoding 2-oxoacid:ferredoxin oxidoreductase subunit beta; this translates as MVDMKGTQLIHEYLRHNKKFPHVFCAGCGHGIVLGSLIRSIHGLGLSKDEVCVVAGIGCSGRLAAYVDFNTVHTTHGRALTFATGIKMAKPGMHVIVVMGDGDSMAIGGNHLIHAARRNIGVTALILNNNIYGMTGGQCSPTTPSGSFSMTTPMGQMEQSFDCVELCSAAKANYVARGTVFHVKKLDKMIMDGISNPGFGVVEILTPCHTQYGRKNKYKTPVDMYKTLKKDVIDIDRYNKLSEADKAKKVPSGVFVQKDEPGLEEKFYEMAANCQGGL
- a CDS encoding amino acid ABC transporter permease, with the translated sequence MQWDVVWNNLDYFLWGAFPDGPIGGLAASIILALLGIFGAFWIGLAAGLMRLSRNRLVKSVSVVYIEVIRGIPLLMLIFWFYFLAPVVLGRSLPEFQCALVAFIVFTGAYIGEIVKAGVIALPRGQMEAARGTGLSHVQAMRYVILPQALRNMIPSFVNQFVSLTKDTSLAYIIGVNELTRTATQVNNRTLSAPTEIFIAIAFLYFIVCYVLTWSSRRMEAHMAKYQARDR
- a CDS encoding EAL domain-containing protein; protein product: MSENKTASKRSFVIFRKGERSISRDLSACLVFALAIIIGLVTAYEYFGRSKMMRQEYEDKADNYIEQLAKSVTFPIWNFDMGSLKHVCSAYTQNEQFSKLKIIDMNDEVLFNFVRPGEEDDNPIVRVRELYISKEKIGSIRMELSSRIYRRNLDWILFVSSLTFLTSVAVIYIITGFLMDYFIRNPIARLRKGMDKVAMGDFSYRFDEFQYIELLEIGSRFNRMTEEIASRESRLEEVNKVLQGEVHMREKAARSLVKSEKRYRALVETTAEGFFMIDESLVLLDINPAFCTMIGLNREEMLGGEVGSILGEVAAERFSNNDGHAHKFELSFVNSNGREVDIFINATNLFESDNVKLTFAFVTDVSGYKMMEKALRASEEEYRTIAEYTFDWEMWIGPTGAVKYVSPSCERISGYPKAYFMEGPVRVEHILHKNDREFWQKALRGTFPSPDGTDMRLFRRDGLLRWVSLTGHQVFADDGTSLGLRLSLRDITKRKFMEKQLQYEALHDPLTGLANRTLCCDRILQAVERSRRRDNYYFAVVFMDLDRFKIINDSLGHNIGDKLLVEVSKRLLQTIRELDTVSRFGGDEFIVVLEELSSPREGIRIVRRIRDCLNDPAVIDGHKINIAASYGVLLSPTEYDKPEEIIQNSNVAMHQAKESGRDRIKVFNKRMLEEAVQAMQLESDLRAAMLSGEELYLDYQPIYSLKDQSVVGFEALIRWDHPRRGLVMPGEFIPMAEESGLIFELGNWVVSEACRQMKSWYSSYESASEMMMSINISPRQFSQPALVDNILSKLSEFDLPARNLKIEITETAIMERAKQSVDMLNRLKSAGVLVSIDDFGTGYSSMSNLQEFPLDQLKIDLSFVRKMHESSENLEIIKAIINLAHNLGLNVVAEGVEEHEQQDALRDLGCEFGQGYLFSKPISRMKIESFFKDEIKLIEYRLS
- the deoC gene encoding deoxyribose-phosphate aldolase; amino-acid sequence: MDKIDKLASYIDHTLLSVSAVPADIEQLCREAVHYDFASVCVHPSHIARAVELLSGESPIVCSVIGFPSGATLAEVKMLEAMRAVDKGARELDMVVNVGALKAGDQKTFLNDIFMTVEGAGGVPVKAIIETGLLDDDQKKLACDLAVTAGASFVKTCTGFAPGCACVEDIKLMRSVVGDDIGVKASGGIKTFEQAQELLQAGASRIGTSSSLAIIRR